One Malania oleifera isolate guangnan ecotype guangnan chromosome 9, ASM2987363v1, whole genome shotgun sequence DNA segment encodes these proteins:
- the LOC131164545 gene encoding RING-H2 finger protein ATL54-like → MALRHRKLIADDMNITIIIACPTECVPTPDHCCLASCLPLCPLLCLYPLPPLPPPKSTPSFPSHEHSSESHKPSSAIILSLIFLAAAFLLICCSALFLKFYYRSRRRSRNQRQPEDTRDDFLDEDHGPVVDHPIWYINTIGLQPSIISAITVCKYKRGEGLVEGTDCSVCLNEFQEDETLRLLPKCNHAFHIPCIDTWLRSHTNCPMCRAGIVVPTAGTPASEPVVENSDAGRETQMGNLENNGGFGRDMGNGNGEDGELRTGNGTNSCENSKEEDNGNHQEVGEVQPMRRSVSMDSVSASVISLALANVPAASAGNSDTQLAKVNKSNMGIVPKRAGGSQSFGRLMGSSLRAKAVQLRSISMKRSFSCSSKSLFSTYGGSQNSFLPS, encoded by the coding sequence atggcgCTTCGCCATAGAAAGTTGATTGCAGACGATATGAATATAACCATAATAATCGCCTGTCCAACAGAGTGTGTGCCAACACCGGATCACTGCTGCCTTGCTTCCTGTTTGCCACTTTGCCCTCTCTTGTGCCTTTACCCTCTTCCACCCTTACCTCCTCCAAAATCAACTCCTTCCTTCCCTTCCCATGAGCATTCGAGCGAATCCCACAAACCCTCTTCTGCAATAATCCTCTCGCTCATCTTCCTCGCCGCTGCCTTCCTCCTGATCTGCTGTTCTGCTCTGTTCTTGAAGTTCTATTACAGGTCAAGGAGAAGGTCCCGGAATCAGAGGCAACCAGAGGACACCCGCGACGACTTTCTTGATGAAGATCACGGGCCCGTGGTGGATCACCCAATCTGGTACATCAACACAATCGGTCTCCAACCTTCCATCATCAGCGCCATCACAGTCTGCAAGTACAAAAGGGGCGAAGGCCTCGTCGAAGGTACAGATTGTTCTGTTTGCTTGAATGAGTTTCAAGAAGATGAAACTCTTCGGCTTTTGCCCAAGTGTAACCACGCCTTTCACATCCCCTGCATCGACACTTGGCTTAGGTCACACACAAATTGCCCCATGTGCCGTGCCGGAATCGTGGTTCCGACAGCCGGTACGCCAGCGTCGGAGCCGGTTGTTGAGAATTCCGACGCTGGTAGAGAAACTCAAATGGGGAATTTGGAGAATAATGGGGGATTTGGAAGGGACATGGGCAATGGAAATGGGGAAGATGGGGAATTGAGGACTGGAAATGGGACAAACAGTTGTGAAAATTCAAAGGAAGAGGATAATGGTAATCATCAAGAAGTTGGTGAGGTGCAGCCAATGAGGAGATCAGTTTCCATGGATTCTGTGTCTGCTTCTGTGATAAGTCTGGCTCTTGCTAATGTTCCAGCTGCATCGGCTGGAAATTCCGATACCCAATTGGCGAAAGTTAACAAATCAAACATGGGAATTGTTCCAAAGAGGGCTGGTGGCAGTCAGAGCTTTGGAAGATTGATGGGCAGCTCTTTGAGAGCTAAAGCTGTGCAGCTCAGATCGATTTCCATGAAGAGATCATTCTCGTGCAGCTCGAAGTCCTTGTTTTCGACGTATGGCGGAAGCCAAAACTCATTTCTTCCTTCTTGA